Proteins found in one Rhodobacteraceae bacterium D3-12 genomic segment:
- a CDS encoding TIGR01459 family HAD-type hydrolase: MTRIIERLSEISANYDAMFVDLWGCVHDGVTAMPDAVKALQAYRATGGKVVLVTNSPKPRAGVADQLDIFGVPNDAWDTIASSGDSARSAMFRGVVGQKVHFMGEWERDEGFFEPIHVVENPVNIEIVPLDQAEGIVCCGPDDPMADPDVNRPAFLYAKQKGLKLLCANPDIVVDRGEVREWCAGALAKLYTEMGGESLYFGKPHPPIYDLARRRLAELGPLPGDSRILAIGDGLHTDVKGAMGEDIDSLYITGGLAREITQTTQQPDADALSAYLEKEMLSPPFSIGQLR; the protein is encoded by the coding sequence ATGACCCGCATCATCGAACGCCTTTCCGAGATTTCAGCAAATTACGACGCGATGTTCGTCGATCTCTGGGGCTGTGTGCATGACGGGGTCACGGCGATGCCCGATGCGGTCAAGGCGCTGCAGGCCTACCGCGCCACGGGGGGCAAAGTGGTGCTCGTGACCAACTCGCCCAAACCCCGCGCCGGTGTCGCTGATCAACTCGACATCTTCGGCGTCCCCAATGACGCGTGGGACACAATCGCCAGCTCCGGCGACAGCGCCCGCTCTGCGATGTTTCGTGGCGTCGTCGGGCAAAAGGTTCACTTCATGGGCGAATGGGAGCGTGACGAAGGCTTCTTTGAACCGATCCACGTTGTCGAAAACCCGGTCAATATTGAAATCGTCCCGCTGGATCAGGCCGAAGGCATCGTCTGTTGCGGCCCCGATGATCCGATGGCCGACCCCGACGTGAACCGCCCCGCCTTTCTCTATGCCAAACAAAAGGGGCTGAAACTGCTCTGCGCCAATCCCGACATTGTGGTCGACCGGGGCGAGGTGCGCGAATGGTGCGCCGGGGCGCTCGCCAAACTCTATACCGAGATGGGCGGAGAAAGCCTCTATTTCGGCAAACCCCACCCGCCGATCTATGATCTCGCCCGCCGCCGACTGGCCGAACTGGGCCCTCTGCCCGGCGACAGCCGCATTCTGGCGATCGGGGACGGCCTGCACACCGACGTCAAAGGCGCCATGGGCGAGGACATTGATTCTCTCTATATCACCGGCGGGCTGGCGCGTGAGATTACGCAAACAACACAGCAACCTGACGCAGATGCGCTAAGTGCTTATCTTGAAAAGGAAATGCTCTCTCCCCCGTTTTCGATTGGTCAATTGCGCTGA
- a CDS encoding MaoC family dehydratase — translation MLDNLPRGTITIEEIEMGMVRHLRKVVTDEDIEMFAQVSTDHNPVHLDDDYARDTIFEGRIAHGMLTAGLISAVIGEQLPGHGTIYMGQSLKFLAPVRPGDTVLAEVEVIGIEHAKRRVQLDCRCMVDGKKVLVGEATVLAPSAKFD, via the coding sequence ATGTTGGACAACCTGCCGCGCGGAACCATCACAATCGAAGAAATCGAGATGGGCATGGTCCGCCACCTGCGCAAAGTTGTCACCGACGAAGACATCGAAATGTTCGCGCAGGTGTCAACCGATCATAACCCGGTGCACCTTGATGATGACTACGCCCGCGACACCATCTTTGAAGGGCGCATCGCCCACGGCATGCTCACCGCCGGTCTGATCTCTGCCGTCATCGGCGAACAGCTCCCCGGCCACGGCACCATCTATATGGGCCAGTCGCTCAAATTCCTCGCCCCCGTGCGCCCCGGCGATACGGTCCTCGCCGAAGTCGAAGTGATCGGCATCGAACACGCCAAACGCCGGGTGCAACTTGATTGCCGCTGCATGGTCGACGGCAAAAAGGTGCTGGTTGGCGAAGCCACGGTTCTGGCCCCTTCCGCCAAATTCGACTGA